In a single window of the Lodderomyces elongisporus chromosome 4, complete sequence genome:
- the STB3 gene encoding DNA-binding proteins Bright/BRCAA1/RBP1 and proteins containing BRIGHT domain, with the protein MSNPTTINNNNNPQQQQQQQQQQQQQQQQEQPTLPSPRINNLSSSPIYNYMQQLRQAQPQQNTIHTTSNNNSNGYHMPHSQLPKQEGSPVETNTNSATKQHSDTTQPPLSDESIAPPASASASASASASTKKALLSTSSPEGIQVASQITPTRLANLLIRKGPLPIRHITAQLSLEVGSFELLSLSKQRRLIMAAMEQMDPVNNVVFEKIGWGQWAVRKIDSDYIFTEGSETLEKDQATVGEDGTKIGSKMRPKSMSFDTVDNKKVININDLRNQTNLKLGWSKKKKQQEKTQPLSQNSQSSHPSTLKSLVNNDLDKLRRESITNQVRNLHDLKLPNESIDNAIASDSEEGEEEEEEEEEEEEEEHVGMEGMGYLKRHNNGLYEEDEEANDDYDDEEKEQDEEMFAFDETEHKNTSTSNANSKVKRTSPPIKFARRVPGKLHSPPISSSVSSFDSKSKARRRKSSSSAPSSVTKPSTMRQYYAGTYQHHHNYLHPQSLGTNSNSSRSRLDSLDNLDNYIVSSARNSTVSINSPPPSLPTIAFASSATMSPGLTSGSASALSGSSPIGSLTTNQHGNYYIHNEEIAKANRDRRKSSFNESHVRSTLVVQQPPLQQQQQQQQQQQQQQQQQQQQQQQQQHQQQQQIKHSVNGGTTSNNGAVSSDTDEEDWESIGPAFLRSRNHTANSNGELDTTQHHQLVRKLVEEKNGKQNAGFARGSNPAANGGINEDDNEAGDAEKSAAFALVNLMSV; encoded by the coding sequence ATGAGTAatccaacaacaataaataacaataataatccacaacaacaacagcaacaacaacaacaacaacagcaacaacaacaacaagaacaaccaACATTGCCTTCGCCACGCATTAACAACTTATCCAGCAGCCCCATCTACAACTATATGCAACAGTTGAGACAAGCACAGCCACAGCAGAATACTATCCACACCACTAGTAACAACAATTCAAATGGATACCACATGCCACACTCACAACTCCCGAAACAAGAAGGAAGCCCAGtagaaacaaacacaaattcTGCCACTAAACAACACCTGGATACTACTCAACCTCCACTATCCGATGAATCCATTGCACCCCCAGCTTCCGCTTCAGCATCAGCTTCCGCTTCAGCATCAACTAAAAAAGCACTATTGTCAACTTCCTCACCAGAAGGTATACAAGTAGCCTCCCAGATTACACCCACAAGGCTAGCCAACTTGTTAATCAGAAAAGGCCCCTTACCCATTCGTCACATCACTGCACAATTATCCTTAGAAGTTGGCTCTTTTGAACTCTTGAGTCTaagcaaacaaagaagGCTCATCATGGCTGCAATGGAACAAATGGACCCCGTGAACAATGTCGTGTTTGAGAAAATAGGCTGGGGCCAATGGGCTGTAAGGAAAATAGACAGCGATTATATCTTCACCGAGGGCAGCGAAACTTTAGAAAAGGACCAAGCTACAGTAGGAGAAGACGGTACAAAGATTGGTAGTAAAATGAGACCAAAGTCAATGTCTTTTGATACTGTTGATAACAAAAAAGTGATAAATATCAACGACTTGCGCAACCAAACCAACTTGAAATTGGGATGgctgaaaaagaagaaacaacaagagaaaacaCAACCATTATCACAAAATTCACAACTGTCACATCCATCCACGTTGAAATCTTTGGTCAATAATGATTTGGATAAACTTAGAAGAGAGTCTATCACAAACCAAGTGAGAAACTTGCACGATTTGAAATTGCCCAACGAAAGCATCGATAATGCTATTGCATCTGACTCGGAAGAAggcgaagaagaagaagaagaagaagaggaagaagaggaagaggaacaCGTTGGAATGGAAGGTATGGGCTACTTGAAGAGACACAATAATGGACTATacgaagaagacgaagagGCCAATGACGACTATGATGACGAGGAGAAGGAACAGGATGAAGAAATGTTTGCCTTTGACGAGACAGAACACAAAAACACTAGCACAAGTAATGCAAATTCCAAGGTCAAGAGAACATCACCACCTATTAAGTTTGCAAGACGAGTCCCAGGAAAATTGCACTCGCCGCCAATACTGCTGTCCGTGTCATCTTTTGACTCTAAATCTAAAGCACGAAGGAGAAAATCTTCTTCGTCGGCGCCAAGCTCAGTCACCAAGCCATCAACCATGAGACAATACTACGCTGGAACGTACCAACACCATCACAACTATCTACACCCCCAACTGCTTGGTACAAACAGCAATAGTAGTCGCTCACGGTTAGACTCCCTAGACAATTTAGACAATTACATTGTATCTTCAGCAAGAAACTCTACAGTGCTGATTAATCTGCCGCCACCATCATTACCCACAATAGCTTTTGCTAGTTCCGCAACGATGTCGCCCGGTTTAACCAGTGGCTCTGCTTCGGCTCTCAGTGGCAGTTCGCCCATTGGATCATTGACCACAAACCAACACGGCAACTATTATATCCACAATGAAGAGATTGCCAAAGCCAATAGAGATCGAAGAAAATCATCGTTTAACGAGTCGCATGTTCGATCCACATTGGTGGTACAGCAGCCTCcactacaacaacagcaacaacaacaacagcaacagcagcaacagcagcaacagcaacaacaacagcaacaacaacaacaacatcagcagcagcaacaaataAAACATAGCGTGAATGGCGGTACAACAAGCAATAATGGCGCAGTGTCTAGCGACACCGATGAGGAAGACTGGGAATCCATCGGGCCCGCATTTTTGAGGTCTAGGAACCACACTGCAAACAGCAATGGCGAACTAGATACTACACAACATCACCAGTTGGTGAGGAAACTCgtagaggaaaaaaacGGAAAGCAAAATGCAGGGTTTGCTAGAGGAAGTAATCCGGCAGCAAATGGAGGAATAAATGAAGATGACAATGAAGCTGGCGATGCAGAAAAATCTGCTGCTTTCGCATTGGTCAATTTGATGTCTGTGTGa
- the mcm7 gene encoding DNA replication licensing factor MCM7 encodes MATLTTTAAVLPSIQLKVNYKDCKEIIHDFIKNFKDSTIDIDEELEQLHEGKYMNILQRIANREESTIWIELDDVKKFLMNFDTDSASLLQESQNLFHTIMTNTHRFIEVFSDVIDKLMPEPTKDISYQDDVLDVILSQRKLRNQRLQQDATEEFNQLRDGFTQPMEGMGERDALADPTEVNLFPAKLTRRYCLYFKPLSGTRNDKALSVRQIKGKHVGNYITVRGIVTRVSDVKPSVLVIAYTCDKCGYEIFQEVNSKVFTPLTTCNSPACISDNNKGQLFMSTRASKFSSFQEVKIQEMSNQVPVGHIPRQLTIHVNGNMVRSMNPGDTVDVSGIFMPSPYTGFRALKAGLLTETYLEAEYVRQHKKQYELMQLSEEMEFKIQELRNSASGGDVYEKLAKSIAPEIYGHLDVKKILLLLLCGGVTKEIGDGLKIRGDINVCLMGDPGVAKSQLLKAINKIAPRSVYTTGRGSSGVGLTAAVMRDPITDEMILEGGALVLADNGICCIDEFDKMEEGDRTAIHEVMEQQTISISKAGITTTLNARTSILAAANPLYGRYNTKLSPHENINLPAALLSRFDIMFLILDQPNRENDEMLAQHVTYVHMHNKQPDASIQLANGAEEEFQPIDSKTIREYISKARTYRPVVPQEVGDYVVQSYINMRKESQRNEGSIKKFSHITPRTLLGILRLAQASARLRFADLVTMEDVDEALRLIEVSKSSLYADEEAMAQIRDDESVTSKIFQIIKTLAINPANGKLKKYLKMQDIKSRVIAKGFTIQQLDDCMFEYDGVGLWQIIDNGETLMFTNINEDDEDNDEEMEE; translated from the coding sequence ATGGCTACATTGACTACAACAGCGGCGGTGTTGCCCTCGATCCAACTCAAGGTCAACTACAAAGACTGCAAGGAGATCATCCATGATTTCATTAAAAACTTTAAAGACTCTACAATTGACATTGACGAAGAGTTGGAACAACTCCATGAAGGTAAATACATGAACATTTTACAACGAATCGCCAATAGAGAAGAGTCTACTATATGGATTGAGTTGGACGATGTCAAGAAATTCTTGATGAATTTTGATACCGATTCAGCCTCACTTTTGCAAGAATCTCAAAACTTGTTTCACACAATAATGACAAATACTCATAGGTTTATCGAAGTGTTTAGTGATGTTATTGATAAATTGATGCCCGAACCGACAAAGGATATAAGCTACCAGGATGATGTGTTGGATGTGATTTTGTCACAAAGGAAGTTGAGGAATCAAAGGTTACAACAAGATGCTACAGAGGAGTTCAATCAACTACGTGATGGGTTTACTCAGCCAATGGAAGGCATGGGTGAGAGAGACGCATTGGCAGATCCAACAGAAGTGAATTTGTTTCCAGCAAAATTGACCAGACGTTACTGTTTGTATTTCAAGCCTTTAAGTGGTACAAGGAATGACAAAGCATTATCCGTAAGACAAATCAAGGGTAAACACGTAGGAAATTATATCACTGTACGAGGCATCGTTACACGTGTGAGCGATGTGAAACCTAGTGTCTTGGTAATTGCATACACGTGTGATAAATGTGGATACGAGATTTTTCAAGAAGTGAATTCAAAAGTGTTTACACCTTTGACTACTTGTAATTCACCAGCGTGTATCTCGGATAATAACAAGGGTCAATTGTTTATGTCCACTAGAGCATCAAagttttcaagtttccagGAAGTGAAAATCCAAGAAATGTCAAATCAGGTCCCTGTAGGTCACATTCCTAGACAGTTGACCATTCACGTCAATGGAAATATGGTGAGATCAATGAATCCAGGTGACACTGTTGATGTTTCAGGTATTTTCATGCCTTCACCATACACGGGCTTTAGAGCATTGAAAGCTGGTTTGTTGACAGAGACATACTTGGAGGCGGAATACGTTAGACAACACAAAAAGCAATATGAATTGATGCAATTGAGCGAAGAGATGGAGTTTAAGATCCAGGAGTTGAGAAACAGTGCATCAGGAGGTGATGTGTATGAGAAATTAGCCAAATCGATTGCACCAGAGATTTATGGTCATTTGGATGTCAAAAAGATTTTGCTCCTCTTGTTATGCGGAGGTGTAACCAAAGAAATAGGTGATGGCCTAAAGATTAGAGGTGATATCAATGTTTGTCTTATGGGTGACCCGGGTGTGGCCAAATCTCAATTGCTTAAAGCTATCAATAAAATTGCTCCTAGATCAGTGTACACCACTGGCCGTGGTTCCTCTGGAGTTGGTTTAACTGCTGCGGTGATGAGAGATCCAATCACCGACGAGATGATTTTGGAAGGTGGTGCTTTGGTACTCGCCGATAATGGTATTTGCTGTATCGATGAATTCGATAAGATGGAAGAAGGTGATCGTACTGCGATCCACGAAGTTATggaacaacaaacaatttcCATCTCAAAGGCTGGAATAACCACTACTTTGAATGCACGTACTTCAATTCTTGCAGCAGCAAACCCACTCTATGGAAGATACAATACTAAATTATCGCCACATGAAAACATCAACTTGCCAGCCGCATTGTTGTCAAGATTTGATATAATGTTCCTTATTCTTGATCAACCAAATAGAGAGAATGACGAAATGTTAGCTCAGCATGTCACTTACGTCCACATGCATAATAAGCAACCGGATGCCTCGATTCAATTGGCGAATGGCGCTGAGGAAGAGTTTCAGCCAATAGACTCAAAAACGATTCGTGAATACATTTCAAAGGCAAGAACATACCGACCAGTAGTACCGCAAGAGGTTGGAGATTATGTCGTTCAATCTTATATTAATATGAGAAAAGAATCACAACGTAACGAAGGTTCCATAAAGAAGTTTAGCCATATCACACCAAGAACCTTGCTCGGTATACTTCGTCTTGCCCAAGCCTCTGCTCGATTGAGATTTGCAGACCTTGTAACGATGGAGGATGTTGACGAAGCATTGAGATTAATCGAAGTGAGTAAAAGCTCTCTTTACGCCGATGAAGAAGCGATGGCACAAATAAGAGATGACGAGAGTGTCACATCCAagattttccaaatcatcaAGACTCTTGCCATAAACCCGGCAAATggaaagttgaaaaaatacTTGAAAATGCAAGATATCAAGCTGCGAGTGATCGCCAAAGGCTTCACAATCCAGCAATTGGATGATTGTATGTTTGAGTATGATGGTGTTGGGTTGTGGCAAATTATTGATAATGGCGAGACCTTGATGTTTACAAATAtcaatgaagatgatgaagacaATGATGAGGAAATGGAGGAGTAG